The sequence below is a genomic window from Methylotuvimicrobium alcaliphilum 20Z.
GATCTAAACAGACTTTCGAAACAATAACGGATAAACCGAAACCGGCAGCTGGAAAAACAACGGCATCAGCGCCGTCGAAACAACATTCAACACAAGCAAAACCAACGGCGCCCACATTCAATACACCGATACAAGACGACGATGAATGGGAAGAATTTTAAACCTTAAACAGACCCTATGACGGATCGATTCGAGTTTCGCGACGCGTATTGAATAGCGCTTTACCTAATCATTCCGACACACTCGGCGCGTGATGCATAAAACAGGAAGGTTTTCACAAAGGATCAACAAGTTATGACGAACAACCAAACCATCGCGAAAAACACCCCCGCCTCCGAACAGTTTTTGACTTTTGAACTGGCCGGCGAAATGTATGGCGTTGAAATACTAAAAGTCCAAGAAATCAGGGGCTGGGAGCCGATACGCAAAATCCCTAAAACGCCTGGTTATATCAAAGGCGCGCTGAATCTTCGCGGCGCCATCGTCCCGATTCTCGACTTGCGCGAACGCTTCGATATCGCCACCGTGGACTATTCGCCGACGACCGTCGTCATCGTTATCAATGTCGCAACAGCCTCAGGACAAATGGTCATGGGGGTCGTCGCCGATGCTGTGTCCGACGTATTGGATATTCGTCATGACGACATCAAAAAAGCGCCCGACCTAGGCACTAACATCGATACTCGTTACATGCGCGGGATGTATGTCGCCAAGCAAGGCATGATCATGCTGCTCGACGCCGATAAACTCCTGAATCCGGACGAACTCGATCAAATCGGTCATTTATTATGAGCGACATGTTTAAAAACGCCCCCCACATGGAAAATCCAGCCATGAACCATGACACAACCACGACCGATGCGGGGGATCTAACAATGGCCGAAGGTCCGATAATGCTGGACGCCGTGTTAAATATCCGTCACATCAACGAATTACACGAGTCTCTACTCAAGGCCTTCGAATCCCGTGACACACTGGAAGTCGATGCATCGGCAGTTACAACTGTCGATACTGCAACTTTGCAATTACTCACCGTGTTAAAACAGGAGGCCGTCAAATCGGGAAAACACGTCGCTTTCGACTTTCCATCGGAAAAATTCATCGATAGTGCTCGCTTACTTGGCTTGGCCGAACTGCTCGAAATCGACCACCCCGCATCCGGTTTATTCTAAAAATGAGCGAGACACCCCGACAAGCCCCGTCCTCACTACAGCAATTTCGAGAATTCGAATACACTCGGGCGGACTTCGATCGTTTAAGGGCTTTGTCGAACAAGCATTCCGGTATTTTAGTTCCGGACGACAAGTTCGACATGTTTTATTCACGCCTTACCAAGCGCATCAGAGCACTGAGACTAAACAGTTTCAAGGAATATTGCCGACTACTGGAGGATGAATCGACGCAGGAATTCACGAACTTCATCAACTCAATCACGACCAATCTGACCGCATTTTTCAGAGAAAAACATCATTTCGACTATTTACAAAAAACCGTAATCCCGGAATTGATCGAAAAAAATCAAACCTCCCGGCAAATTAGAGCCTGGTCGGCAGGTTGTTCGACCGGCGAGGAAGCGTATTCGATAGCCATGACGCTGCTGGAAAATTTGCCTACCGGCTGGACCGCCAAGATACTGGCAACAGACATCGACACCCAAGTATTGGATTTCGCCGCCAACGGCGTATATGAATTGAGCCGCGTCAACAGTATACCCGAGGAACGTCTAAAACGTTGGTTCAAAAAAGGCACCGGCTCGCAAATTAACAAAGTCAAAGTCAAACCGGAGCTGCGTCAAATGATTACCTTCAAGCAACTGAATCTGATGCAAGATTGGCCTATTAAAACCCCTTTCGACTTTATTTTTTGCCGTAACGTTTTTATTTATTTCGACCGGGAAACCAAAAAAACATTGGCCGCGAAATACTCTAACTTATTAACTATCGGCTCCTGTTTGTTTATCGGTCATTCGGAATCATTGCAACAAGTTACCGATCGATTCGAATTAATCGGTAACACAATTTATCGTAAGATCGGATGACGATGTCCAGCGAGATCAAACCGCCTGCCCTGCCCGGTTTCGCATCAATCAATCGTTATTGGGACCGTGAAAACAACATCATCGCGGCAAAACTGCTTCCCGGCGAATATTACGTAACCAACGAGAACGAAATGATTACAACCGTGCTCGGCTCCTGCATCGCTGCTTGTATTCGGGATAGCGTCCTCGGTATCGGCGGAATGAATCATTTCATGCTGCCGGAAACCTCGACCGAACAAGCGAAAAACGCCGGTTATTCGCTACTCGGTAGCGCAACACGTTATGGCAACTACGCGATGGAGCATCTGATCAACACGATATTAGCCTCCGGCGGCAAACGTAAAAACCTCGAAGTCAAAGTTTTCGGCGGCGGGAAAATCATCCCGAGCTTGAGTGATGT
It includes:
- a CDS encoding chemotaxis protein CheW, with amino-acid sequence MTNNQTIAKNTPASEQFLTFELAGEMYGVEILKVQEIRGWEPIRKIPKTPGYIKGALNLRGAIVPILDLRERFDIATVDYSPTTVVIVINVATASGQMVMGVVADAVSDVLDIRHDDIKKAPDLGTNIDTRYMRGMYVAKQGMIMLLDADKLLNPDELDQIGHLL
- a CDS encoding STAS domain-containing protein, whose product is MSDMFKNAPHMENPAMNHDTTTTDAGDLTMAEGPIMLDAVLNIRHINELHESLLKAFESRDTLEVDASAVTTVDTATLQLLTVLKQEAVKSGKHVAFDFPSEKFIDSARLLGLAELLEIDHPASGLF
- a CDS encoding CheR family methyltransferase, whose amino-acid sequence is MSETPRQAPSSLQQFREFEYTRADFDRLRALSNKHSGILVPDDKFDMFYSRLTKRIRALRLNSFKEYCRLLEDESTQEFTNFINSITTNLTAFFREKHHFDYLQKTVIPELIEKNQTSRQIRAWSAGCSTGEEAYSIAMTLLENLPTGWTAKILATDIDTQVLDFAANGVYELSRVNSIPEERLKRWFKKGTGSQINKVKVKPELRQMITFKQLNLMQDWPIKTPFDFIFCRNVFIYFDRETKKTLAAKYSNLLTIGSCLFIGHSESLQQVTDRFELIGNTIYRKIG
- the cheD gene encoding chemoreceptor glutamine deamidase CheD — translated: MTMSSEIKPPALPGFASINRYWDRENNIIAAKLLPGEYYVTNENEMITTVLGSCIAACIRDSVLGIGGMNHFMLPETSTEQAKNAGYSLLGSATRYGNYAMEHLINTILASGGKRKNLEVKVFGGGKIIPSLSDVGLRNIGFVLDYIDTEALNLLAQDLGDIYPRKVNFYPKTGKVRMKKIKNLHNDTIALRENNYRSQIKNAAVEGEIELF